DNA from Leucobacter aridicollis:
ACGGCCGGGCTCTTGCCACCCAGCTCCATCGACAGGCCCTTGAGGAACGGCGCCGAGTTGCCGAAGATGAGCGAGCCCGTGCTCGACTCGCCCGTGAACGAGATGAGGGGAACCTCGGGGTGCTTGACGAGCGCGTCCCCTGCCTCTTCGCCGAAGCCGTTGACGAGGTTGAAGACGCCGTCGGGCACGCCGGCCTCGCGGAAGATCTCGCCCCAGAGCGACGCCGACAGCGGCGTGAACTCGGCGGGCTTCAGCACCACGGTGTTGCCGGTCGCGAGCGCGGGGCCGAGCTTCCACGACTCGAGCATGAATGGAGTGTTCCACGGCGTGATGAGGCCCGCGACGCCGATCGGCTTGCGATTCACGTAGTTCATCTGGCGGCCCGGCACCTTGAACGCATCGTCGTGCTGGGCGACGATGAGGTCTGCGAAGAACCGGAAGTTCTCGGCCGCGCGGCGCGCCTGGCCCTTCGCCTGCGTGATCGGCAGGCCCGAGTCGAAGCTCTCGAGCTCCGCGAGCTGTGCGTCGCGGGACTCGACGATGTCGGCGACCTTGTGCAGGATCCGCGAGCGCTCGCGCGGCAGCATCTTCGGCCACGGCCCCTCGGTGAACGCGCGGCGTGCGGCCGCGACGGCGAGGTCGATGTCGGCCTTCTGGCCGGCTGTCGCCTGGATGTAGGTCTCATTCGATACGGGATCGAGAACGTCGAACTCCTCGCCGCCGACCGAATCGACGAACTTGCCGTCGATGAAGTGGCGGATCTTGTCGGGGAGCCCTGCGGGCTTCGTGTGAGTCATGTTGTCGCCTCCGTGTTGGGGTAGTGGAAACTGGGGAATGGGTGAGTGCGTTACGCGGCCGAGACCGGGTGCTTGAGTTCCTCGGAGTGCGCGAGTACCGCGTCGAGGGTTGCCGTACGGTGCGCGCGGGCCGCGAGCTCGATGTCGAGCGGGCTCGCGCCCTGCTCGATGAGCTGCAGAATGCGCTCGTGCTCCTCGACCGACTCGCTCGCGCGGCCGGGCACGAAACTGAACGACGAGTTGCGCAGCACCTTCATGCGGTTCCAGCCGCGGTGCACGAGGTCGAGGATGTGCGGGTTCGGGCACGTCTCGAACAGCACCGCGTGAAACTCGAGGTTGAGCTCGGTGAACCGCGTGGGATCGAACGCTTCGAGCGACTCGCGCATCGTCGCGTTGACGGCGCGGGCGCGGGTGATCTGATCCTTCGTGATGAACGGCGCGGCCAGGCCCGTCGCCGAGCCCTCCACGAGCGCGAGCGTCTGCATAGTGTGCAGGTACTCAGTCTCCTTCACGAGCGAGACCTGGGCGCCGACGTTGCGCTCGAACGTGACGAGTTGCTCGGCCTCGAGACGGCGAATCGCCTCGCGCACCGGCACCACCGACATGTCGAGCTCGGCCGCGATCGGGGCGAGCACGAGCCGGTAGCCGGGCATGTACTCGCCAGCGTCGATCCTGCCCCGGATGAGGCGGTACGCGCGCTCGGACTTCGATTCGGTCGACACGATCAGCCCCTGCCGGTTTCGGCGACGTAGCGGGCGCGCCACTCGGCGTTCATCGGGAACAGCCCGTCGACGGCGTGCCCCTCGGCGACGCGGTCGGCAACCCAACCGTCCTCGAGCTCCTGGGCGGCGGCCTCGGCCGCGACCTCAGCGAGCAGGAACGGCGGGATCACGATGACCCCGTCGCGGTCGCCCATGATGATGTCGCCCGGCTGCACGGCGGCCCCGCCGCACGCGATCGTGACATCGGTCTCCCACGGGACGTGGCGGCGGCCGAGCACGCTCGGATGCGCGCCCTGCGAGAACACCGGGATGTCGAACTGCTGCACGG
Protein-coding regions in this window:
- the hpaE gene encoding 5-carboxymethyl-2-hydroxymuconate semialdehyde dehydrogenase, with the protein product MTHTKPAGLPDKIRHFIDGKFVDSVGGEEFDVLDPVSNETYIQATAGQKADIDLAVAAARRAFTEGPWPKMLPRERSRILHKVADIVESRDAQLAELESFDSGLPITQAKGQARRAAENFRFFADLIVAQHDDAFKVPGRQMNYVNRKPIGVAGLITPWNTPFMLESWKLGPALATGNTVVLKPAEFTPLSASLWGEIFREAGVPDGVFNLVNGFGEEAGDALVKHPEVPLISFTGESSTGSLIFGNSAPFLKGLSMELGGKSPAVVFADADLESALDATVFGVFSLNGERCTAGSRILVERSIYDEFVERYAERAKNVVVGLPSDPATEVGALVHPEHYEKVMSYVEIGKTEGRLVAGGGRPDGFPVGNFVAPTVFADVKPDARIFQEEIFGPVVAITPFDTDEEALELANNTKYGLAAYIWTSDLKRAHNFSQSVEAGMVWLNSNNVRDLRTPFGGVKASGLGHEGGYRSIDFYTDQQAVHITLNEAHSPKFGAGK
- a CDS encoding GntR family transcriptional regulator, which produces MSTESKSERAYRLIRGRIDAGEYMPGYRLVLAPIAAELDMSVVPVREAIRRLEAEQLVTFERNVGAQVSLVKETEYLHTMQTLALVEGSATGLAAPFITKDQITRARAVNATMRESLEAFDPTRFTELNLEFHAVLFETCPNPHILDLVHRGWNRMKVLRNSSFSFVPGRASESVEEHERILQLIEQGASPLDIELAARAHRTATLDAVLAHSEELKHPVSAA